The proteins below are encoded in one region of Drosophila santomea strain STO CAGO 1482 chromosome 2R, Prin_Dsan_1.1, whole genome shotgun sequence:
- the LOC120446786 gene encoding bromodomain adjacent to zinc finger domain protein 2B isoform X5, translating to MNKNAGDGSDGKNSNKNSNAGGGAGAGGPHDPTGLLDAASLFAYWGRDPTGAAAAAASNPLFNSQFNAAAAAGLGLLPQAGGASANDRYSMAAAAAAAAGAHHHQNTMAVAASQAASLAGLHPASWWSMAQLAAQDYFSRLQASGLSPFPHPDLAAAFGPAGMGMGGGAGGAGAGGGGAGVLGQGGGGNGGSGNGGGGSSSGSSGSKSNKSRKEKRAAQQQQQQQQSLANSLNAAAAAAAAAAANNPAAALASMHGFGVGVPGTSIPSVSTGSGSISTNSGGHGSYKSTASAYGKPSTMTSSSMGNNPGSAYDPVTLHKELLAMQAVAAAASGSGSSGSSGKKSGGGGSSSSSMHGLGMGIGGGGGMMSSGKASTSVSASNSSLGGMHPSLTSSNPLMSPHSGLGSSSSSSSKDRDKNNPSLNALNSLSQFGALGMTPQQSMQAAMNAFAASTGVSPSATVTSSPHHSSQQQQQMGGNSSTSGSGKSSSKDYMMGTGSEHPSLLGVRLPPDTEIIKYTSSIVGPKIPGTTSRGRKKTISETEQQTTQQQQKQQHQAEQHLLQQQQQAQKELDSTKNAISSLLAFPGLSPAKRARLEMEYAAMAAAAQQQHQQAQQQHQAQQQLHGMLGAAGIPGMAGLVGLPGMSGNPLDQLTVSKASSSTAPTTSTSSSSAGSNLLNQSNSDRVEVIKLPPTITSNGAYNLSSKGKEVHDLTTDMAPNSGGVNLSLKSNASGSALTPSGAVGSASNPITIDDFDAPLNLSMKPSDKSNSSSSNAAAGGSSSSTAALANLASDYQAASSGQSGNSLQSLSSITAALGGTGGMPGGSISGSGGTSPAPAGAGSGAAGGGSGSGSGGGSSSYKEGRPRNLGRGVSKPKKNTVASLLAQSRAVGLKPMLATQQLLQQGADIEKIRLALSEANAHMETSTDSESVAAESGLSESESEDANILNVAELRVPLELGWKRETVIRGLTKQGQIRGEVTYYAPGSTTPLKSNGQVFAILEQQPSNLSRENFSFSARAIVGSFLQPAPPPYANDGEYIRMTDEDVAKRLEDLKVFTRQTLNVEQRIEIAKQQQAMRDAKKLQKEELARNKEKARQEKNSKLEQQRKDKELKNQQAIEERKKRQEELDRLKQEELLKKQQEKEKRRQEAILAKEQELQKQKEMLLAAEMERERRRQHMSLIRMLELRRKFEDREKKKHQLVLDRLLLRERRMAERKRDAEILQLIRRPNEDSEMPQELVIPELDRIAGNRLPGQAMADLLMVFEFLHNFGETLGFDMESLPSLQNLHDALMSDSNADAEEELLSVMTHLLVCAIEDPGVPNPGRHTTLLGQSLRNADITNSNVSEILRIYLYATATGEVRQMHGITVDRERERRVPDHHQLDSDTTTHSHSVKNQEYYKLLHENDTWKLSQSLKDRPFVALNPTRKAQMLAHLCNDLLMNKAVLRQIDGSLETCAQMRKEKYMTDMKVRKYKALHMRKARIEAYERAQAEREAAMQALMAQQKLDAERLKAEEEAKAAAAEEAAAAAETDGEAAKGGSPNGEKAEDGDQDVEGAVKEAQPQQPMEVDGVVDEESLVSPAKTIVQTDNSLTPSKQDMPTPTYQINGSSTPTTSAVTGGEMNALLQAKKSGARNSINDEHHHDVSIIDDDLSDLDSEITNVEEDEDNRLSADELQKKLDKIVRASLNCKEALEKSTNQLRAACFGQDRFWRRYWKLPKAGGIFIEALESAQNDICGYHEALEGMDDKKEANDEKENSENEKDIAAESSEQAMEVDESDTKLDDGVPAPDVEMPESNQQNAHQDEEDDDDDVTEINKVEPEIVDLGDDDDDAAPPLPKMELPRPEIKVKSEMELMGPPPTTMISTKTDFEAEIKIPAMPGILMPPTLNNNNTNNNNNNNGSDNCVKLDTGLGLGQQQQPQQQNFSQIKSEDVKKEDDCIIVSTSSVDDTPKWFSIVRREVPLISELPAEEGGVVGQELQISYANQNCSAQLQLQGHPWDLINNMQYYSIPMDECKVDTSKLGHECIFSLSGLDEKQMLAKVEEYKAHKVESKNGLGSPHRHHETKDDEEQAKLKLDKEMDTEMETDADELAGKEKFFRLRSDAPPDTGGGASEGTDVKPKMELRLDEALSQAYYHNIANMSLSSVQTYIPIDIPLPLSMTPDEHRLLEQVKLAGFPERVHGVYVPRRQRYGWWQLDDEQKLRQLLKTLNPSGLRERELQENLQRFLGLEQPLGVNYQLKSDTDFPEEFLMPDKKGDWNPKVAKRVELALIEQLESLEDKVASASMQLKNWQLPNRVESELTLDSQEDVTEEDFVSIIPMIRERIIDLEANIERRYLKPPLGSQTGDAHLAVIAQNQHTSTQTQNSASAAAYLLQMQQQQQQQQLAQQQQQQQQQGSGTGNSLNPSSFNERTMALAAAAAGPGNATGGANSAVVAGATPCESGSGEANSGNASPASNCDSDRDEKVEQIPKGLVQWRDAVSRSHTTAQLAMALYVLESCVAWDKSIMKANCQFCTSGENEDKLLLCDGCDKGYHTYCFKPKMDNIPDGDWYCYECVNKATNERKCIVCGGHRPSPVGKMIYCDLCPRAYHADCYIPPLLKVPRGKWYCHGCISRAPPPKKRSAGGTSGSSSKSRRDRDRESGGSAKRRSDNSKTPAMEHMQQQQQQMPLAGGDSHHHHHHHQQPPSLNSSHDESMNSLPAAPLSPAHSVVSATTYDDQHHANNSVDGNSRFHAHLIPPPNNGTAALLEDVPGGGSVMPGGYPVYTPVAAGNFSAGLINQAPVPPAMPFANVVAMSPRAVTPTRTRTPTPTPAPTPPPPPPTPLLMQASPTATVLHVNACQSPPQQQHAQLMTMPSPPAIGVGAATNQMSPPPINIHAIQEAKEKLKQEKKEKHATKKLMKELAVCKTLLGEMELHEDSWPFLLPVNTKQFPTYRKIIKTPMDLSTIKKKLQDLSYKTREDFCVDVRQIFDNCEMFNEDDSPVGKAGHGMRKFFESRWGELTDKHS from the exons ATGAACAAAAATGCCGGCGATGGCAGCGATGGCAAAAACTCAAACAAAAACTCGAATGCGGGAGGGGGTGCTGGAGCCGGGGGGCCGCACGACCCCACCGGCCTCCTAGATGCAGCTTCCCTGTTTG CCTACTGGGGACGTGATCCCACTGGagcggctgctgcagctgcctCCAATCCGCTCTTCAACTCGCAGTTCAatgccgccgctgctgccggATTGGGTTTATTGCCACAAGCCGGAGGCGCCTCTGCCAATGACCGTTATTccatggcagcagcagctgcggcggcggcgggagcccaccaccaccagaaCACGATGGCAGTGGCAGCTTCCCAGGCCGCAAGTTTGGCCGGTTTGCATCCAGCAA GCTGGTGGTCAATGGCCCAGTTAGCTGCCCAGGATTACTTCAGTCGCCTGCAAGCCTCGGGTCTCTCTCCCTTTCCACATCCCGATTTAGCGGCTGCCTTTGGGCCAGCTGGGATGGGAATGGGCGGCGGTGCTGGTGGAGCGGGTGCgggaggaggtggagcaggAGTACTTGGACAGGGCGGCGGTGGAAACGGCGGTAGTGGCAACGGTGGTGGTGGATCCTCATCTGGCTCCTCCGGCAGCAAGTCGAACAAGTCCCGCAAGGAGAAGCGAGctgcccagcagcaacagcaacaacagcaaagtCTGGCCAACAGTCTAaatgcggctgctgcggcggcagcagcggcagcagccaATAATCCAGCCGCCGCGCTGGCCAGCATGCATGGTTTTGGGGTAGGAGTTCCGGGCACTAGCATTCCGTCGGTGAGCACGGGTAGCGGATCGATATCCACAAATAGTGGAGGACATGGAAGTTACAAG AGCACGGCCAGCGCTTATGGTAAGCCCTCGACTATGACGAGCAGCAGCATGGGTAATAATCCGGGCTCTGCCTACGATCCGGTGACGCTGCACAAGGAGCTGCTGGCCATGCAGGCCGTGGCAGCCGCTGCTTCCGGCTCAGGATCAAGCGGTTCCTCAGGCAAGAAGTCCGGTGGGGGTGGCTCCTCATCGTCCTCGATGCATGGCCTTGGCATGGGAattggcggcggcggcggaatGATGTCCAGTGGCAAAGCTTCGACCAGTGTAAGCGCTAGCAATTCCTCATTGGGAGGAATGCATCCCAGTTTAACCAGCAGCAATCCGCTGATGTCGCCCCATTCGGGCTTGGGCTCCTCGTCTTCATCATCGAGCAAGGATCGTGACAAAAACAATCCCTCGCTCAACGCTCTTAACTCGCTCTCACAGTTTGGAGCGTTGGGAATGACGCCGCAGCAGAGCATGCAGGCGGCAATGAATGCTTTTGCAGCCAGCACAGGTGTGTCGCCATCTGCCACGGTAACGTCCTCGCCGCATCACTCctcccagcagcagcagcaaatgggAGGCAACAGTTCCACGTCGGGATCGGGCAAATCCAGTTCAAAGGATTACATGATGGG TACTGGTAGTGAGCACCCATCTCTGCTCGGAGTTCGTTTACCACCGGACACGGAGATAATCAAGTACACGTCCTCGATTGTGGGGCCCAAGATTCCTGGTACTACCTCGCGCGGTCGCAAAAAGACTATTTCCGAAACAGAACAGCaaacaacacaacaacaacagaaacaacaacaccaaGCAGAACAACACCTActccaacaacagcaacaagcaCAAAAAGAGCTCGACAGCACCAAAAATGCCATTTCCTCTCTGCTTGCATTTCCAGGTCTCAGTCCCGCGAAGCGGGCTAGACTCGAAATGGAGTACGCGGCAATGGCTGCGGCCGctcaacagcagcatcagcaggcacagcagcaacatcaggcgcagcagcaacttcacGGGATGCTCGGAGCAGCCGGGATCCCGGGAATGGCTGGACTGGTCGGTCTGCCTGGCATGAGTGGTAATCCCCTCGATCAGTTGACTGTAAGCAAGGCCAGTTCTTCAACGGCTCCCACAACCAGTACCAGTTCCTCCTCAGCAGGGAGCAACCTGCTCAACCAGAGCAATAGTGATCGCGTGGAGGTGATCAAACTGCCACCAACAATCACTTCCAACGGAGCCTATAATCTCTCAAGTAAGGGAAAAGAGGTGCACGACCTCACCACCGACATGGCTCCCAACTCTGGAGGTGTGAATCTCAGCCTAAAGTCCAACGCGAGCGGCAGCGCTCTGACACCCAGCGGTGCCGTCGGCTCAGCCAGCAATCCCATTACCATTGATGACTTTGACGCACCACTTAATCTTTCCATGAAGCCCTCGGATAAGAGCAACAGTAGCTCatcaaatgcagcagcaggggGCTCCTCCTCTTCCACTGCAGCATTGGCTAACTTGGCGAGCGATTATCAGGCAGCGTCCAGTGGTCAAAGCGGCAATAGCCTGCAAAGTTTAAGCTCTATTACAGCTGCTTTGGGTGGAACTGGAGGTATGCCTGGTGGTTCCATATCCGGCAGCGGAGGAACCTCTCCAGCTCCGGCTGGTGCAGGATCAGGAGCCGCGGGTGGTGGCTCGGGATCTGGTTCCGGGGGTGGATCGTCCTCTTACAAAGAGGGAAGACCTCGTAATCTGGGACGTGGCGTATCCAAGCCCAAGAAGAACACAGTGGCATCACTGCTGGCTCAATCCCGAGCTGTGGGCCTTAAACCTATGCTGGCCACCCAACAACTTCTTCAACAGGGTGCTGATATT GAGAAAATCCGCCTGGCACTCAGCGAAGCCAATGCCCATATGGAGACTTCTACGGATTCCGAGAGCGTGGCGGCCGAAAGTGGACTTTCAGAGTCTGAGAGTGAGGATGCCAATATTCTGAATGTAGCGGAGCTAAGGGTGCCACTGGAATTGGGCTGGAAGCGGGAGACGGTGATTCGTGGACTGACTAAACAAGGTCAGATCCGTGGAGAGGTCACCTATTATGCACCAGGAAGCACGACGCCGCTGAAGAGCAACGGACAGGTTTTTGCT ATCCTGGAGCAGCAGCCATCGAATCTAAGCCGTGAAAACTTTAGTTTCTCCGCGCGAGCCATTGTTGGTTCATTCCTGCAGCCCGCGCCACCGCCGTACGCCAATGATGGCGAGTACATACGGATGACGGACGAGGACGTGGCCAAGCGGCTAGAGGATCTGAAGGTCTTTACCCGCCAGACACTTAACGTGGAACAGCGGATTGAGATCGCAAAGCAACAGCAGGCGATGCGTGATGCCAAGAAGCTGCAAAAGGAGGAATTGGCCAGAAATAAGGAGAAGGCTCGTCAGGAGAAGAACTCCAAGTTGGAGCAGCAGCGCAAGGACAAGGAGCTCAAGAATCAGCAGGCTATAGAG GAGCGCAAAAAGCGTCAGGAGGAACTAGATCGCCTTAAGCAAGAGGAATTGCTTAAGAAGCAACAG GAGAAAGAAAAGCGTCGTCAGGAGGCCATTTTAGCTAAGGAACAG GAACTACAGAAACAGAAAGAAATGCTGTTGGCCGCCGAAATG GAACGAGAACGTCGTCGCCAACATATGAGTCTCATTCGGATGTTGGAGCTTCGTCGGAAATTCGAGGATCGTGAAAAGAAGAAACATCAGCTGGTGCTGGACCGTTTACTTCTGCGTGAGCGTCGTATGGCGGAGCGCAAACGAGATGCCGAGATTTTGCAGTTGATAAGGCGTCCTAATGAGGACTCTGAAATGCCACAAGAACTGGTAATCCCAGAGCTGGATAGGATTGCGGGCAACAGACTTCCCGGCCAGGCAATGGCCGATTTGCTCATGGTCTTTGAATTCCTGCATAATTTCGGGGAGACTCTGGGCTTTGACATGGAATCCCTGCCTTCGCTTCAAAACCTGCATGATGCTTTAATGAGCGATAGCAATGCGGATGCGGAGGAGGAGTTGCTGTCGGTGATGACGCATCTATTGGTTTGTGCCATTGAGGATCCAGGTGTTCCCAATCCCGGCAGACACACCACTTTACTGGGACAATCGCTGCGCAATGCGGACATCACCAACTCGAATGTATCCGAAATCCTGAGGATTTATCTGTATGCTACGGCCACAGGTGAAGTGCGTCAAATGCACGGAATCACTGTGGATCGTGAGCGGGAGAGAAGGGTGCCAGATCATCACCAACTAGATAGCGATACCACCACTCACTCGCACTCAGTAAAGAACCAGGAGTATTATAAGCTTCTCCATGAAAACGATACCTGGAAGTTGTCGCAATCGCTGAAAGATCGCCCCTTCGTTGCGTTGAATCCCACCCGTAAAGCCCAAATGTTGGCCCACCTTTGCAATGACCTGCTCATGAATAAGGCCGTGCTCCGCCAGATTGATGGAAGCCTGGAAACTTGCGCCCAGATGCGAAAGGAGAAATACATGACGGACATGAAGGTGCGCAAGTACAAGGCTCTTCACATGCGCAAGGCTCGAATTGAGGCCTACGAACGAGCTCAGGCGGAGCGTGAGGCGGCCATGCAGGCGTTGATGGCACAGCAGAAGCTGGATGCAGAACGTCTTAAGGCGGAGGAGGAAGCCAAGGCCGCGgcagcagaagaagcagcagctgcagccgaAACAGATGGAGAGGCAGCCAAAGGTGGCTCACCCAATGGCGAGAAGGCAGAAGATGGCGATCAGGATGTGGAGGGAGCCGTCAAAGAAGCCCAACCGCAGCAACCAATGGAAGTGGATGGCGTGGTCGATGAGGAATCTCTTGTAAGTCCTGCCAAAACCATCGTCCAAACGGACAATAGCCTGACGCCCAGCAAACAGGACATGCCCACACCCACTTACCAAATTAATGGATCCAGCACACCTACCACAAGTGCTGTTACTGGAGGCGAAATGAATGCTCTGCTGCAGGCCAAGAAAAGCGGGGCCCGGAACTCCATCAACGATGAACACCACCACGATGTTAGTATTATTGACGATGATCTTTCCGACTTGGATTCGGAGATCACGAATGtcgaggaggacgaggacaaTCGCTTGAGTGCCGATGAGTTGCAGAAGAAGCTCGACAAGATTGTCAGAGCTTCCCTTAACTGCAAAGAGGCGCTGGAGAAGAGCACAAATCAGCTGAGAGCAGCGTGCTTCGGGCAGGATCGCTTCTGGCGTCGCTACTGGAAGTTGCCCAAGGCTGGTGGTATTTTTATTGAAGCACTTGAGTCGGCCCAGAATGATATATGCGGTTATCACGAGGCATTGGAGGGCATGGATGACAAAAAGGAGGCAAATGACGAGAAAGAGAACTCCGAGAATGAGAAAGATATTGCGGCGGAGTCCAGTGAGCAAGCAATGGAAGTGGATGAATCTGACACCAAACTGGATGATGGTGTTCCAGCTCCGGACGTCGAGATGCCTGAATCTAATCAACAGAACGCACATCAAGATGAGGaagatgacgatgatgatgtaACTGAAATCAACAAGGTGGAACCGGAAATTGTTGATCTGGgcgatgatgacgacgatgcAGCTCCTCCACTGCCCAAGATGGAACTTCCCAGGCCAGAGATCAAAGTTAAATCAGAAATGGAGCTGATGGGTCCACCACCCACGACCATGATATCCACCAAGACCGACTTTGAAGCTGAAATTAAAATACCCGCTATGCCCGGCATATTGATGCCGCCTACcctcaacaacaacaacaccaataataacaataacaacaatggaAGCGACAACTGTGTTAAGTTGGACACTGGTTTGGGACtaggacagcagcagcagccgcagcagcagaactTTAGCCAGATCAAGTCGGAGGATGTGAAAAAAGAGGATGACTGCATAATAGTATCTACATCCAGTGTCGACGATACACCAAAGTGGTTCTCCATTGTCCGTCGGGAGGTTCCACTCATCAGTGAGCTGCCAGCGGAGGAGGGAGGCGTGGTGGGCCAGGAACTGCAGATCAGCTATGCAAATCAGAATTGCTCGgcccagctgcagctgcaaggTCATCCATGGGATCTGATCAACAACATGCAGTACTATTCGATTCCAATGGACGAATGCAAGGTGGACACCAGTAAACTGGGCCACGAGTGCATCTTCTCGCTGAGCGGGCTCGATGAAAAGCAAATGCTAGCCAAGGTGGAGGAGTATAAGGCCCACAAGGTGGAGTCAAAAAACGGTCTGGGCTCTCCTCATCGCCACCACGAGACTAAAGATGATGAGGAGCAGGCCAAGCTGAAGTTGGACAAGGAGATGGACACCGAAATGGAAACAGATGCAGATGAGCTTGCCGGCAAGGAAAAGTTTTTTCGCTTGCGCTCTGATGCACCACCGGATACGGGAGGAGGGGCCAGCGAGGGAACTGATGTAAAGCCCAAGATGGAGCTTCGTTTGGATGAGGCATTATCACAGGCATATTACCACAACATAGCCAATATGTCGTTGAGCAGTGTTCAAACTTATATACCCATCGACATTCCTCTGCCGCTTTCCATGACCCCCGATGAGCATCGTCTGCTGGAGCAGGTTAAGCTGGCAGGTTTTCCGGAACGAGTTCACGGCGTTTACGTGCCTCGCAGGCAGCGCTACGGCTGGTGGCAATTGGACGATGAACAGAAGCTGCGCCAGCTGCTCAAAACACTCAATCCGTCCGGTTTGAGGGAGCGCGAACTGCAGGAGAATCTTCAACGTTTCCTAGGGCTGGAACAGCCATTGGGTGTGAATTATCAGCTAAAATCGGACACCGACTTCCCGGAGGAGTTCCTAATGCCTGACAAAAAGGGCGATTGGAATCCCAAGGTGGCCAAACGAGTGGAGCTTGCCCTTATCGAACAACTAGAATCGCTGGAGGACAAGGTGGCCAGTGCTTCCATGCAACTGAAGAACTGGCAATTGCCCAACCGTGTGGAGAGTGAACTCACCTTGGACTCGCAGGAGGATGTCACCGAGGAGGATTTCGTGAGCATCATACCCATGATCCGTGAAAGAATCATTGACTTGGAGGCAAATATCGAAAGGCGTTACTTGAAGCCACCGTTGGGCTCGCAGACAGGCGATGCCCATTTGGCGGTGATTGCTCAGAACCAGCATACTAGCACTCAGACGCAGAACTCCGCATCGGCAGCCGCATATCTCCTGCagatgcaacagcagcagcagcaacagcagttggcccaacagcagcagcagcaacagcaacagggTTCAGGTACGGGAAATAGCCTGAATCCCTCATCCTTCAACGAGCGTACTATGGCTTTGGCAGCAGCGGCCGCGGGGCCAGGAAACGCAACCGGAGGCGCAAACTCGGCAGTCGTAGCAGGAGCCACGCCCTGCGAATCGGGGAGCGGAGAAGCGAACTCCGGCAACGCGTCTCCGGCCAGCAACTGCGACAGCGATCGAGACGAGAAGGTGGAGCAGATCCCCAAGGGATTGGTGCAGTGGCGTGACGCAGTGTCCCGATCGCACACCACCGCCCAGCTGGCGATGGCCCTGTACGTGCTGGAATCCTGCGTGGCCTGGGACAAGAGCATTATGAAAGCG AATTGCCAGTTCTGCACGTCCGGCGAAAACGAGGACAAGTTGCTACTGTGCGACGGCTGCGACAAGGGCTATCACACCTATTGCTTCAAGCCCAAGATGGACAACATTCCCGATGGCGATTG GTACTGCTACGAGTGCGTGAACAAGGCCACCAATGAGCGCAAGTGCATCGTTTGCGGCGGTCATCGTCCTTCGCCCGTGGGCAAGATGATCTACTGTGACTTGTGTCCCCGTGCCTACCACGCCGATTGCTATATACCACCGCTGCTGAAGGTACCGCGTGGCAAGTGGTACTGCCACGGCTGCATCTCGCGGGCGCCTCCGCCGAAGAAGAGAAGTGCCGGTGGAACGtccggcagcagcagcaaatccAGAAGGGACAGGGATAGGGAGTCGGGCGGTTCGGCCAAGCGGCGTAGCGACAACAGCAAGACACCAGCCATGGAgcacatgcagcagcagcagcagcagatgccaCTGGCAGGCGGGGAttcccaccaccaccatcatcatcatcagcagccGCCGTCGCTGAACTCCTCGCACGATGAGTCGATGAATTCTCTGCCGGCGGCTCCTCTGAG TCCGGCGCACTCGGTGGTCTCGGCTACGACCTACGATGACCAGCACCATGCCAACAACTCGGTCGATGGCAACAGTCGCTTCCACGCGCATCTCATTCCCCCGCCAAATAATGGCACTGCGGCTCTGCTGGAAGATGTGCCGGGCGGCGGCAGTGTGATGCCCGGTGGCTACCCAGTTTATACGCCAGTTGCGGCTGGCAACTTCTCAGCCGGATTGATAAACCAAGCGCCGGTGCCGCCAGCGATGCCGTTTGCCAACGTGGTCGCCATGTCGCCACGGGCTGTCACGCCCACCCGCACCCGAACGCCCACACCGACGCCAGCACCCActccgccaccaccaccgccgacACCGCTGCTCATGCAGGCCTCGCCCACAGCTACCGTCCTCCATGTAAACGCCTGCCAGTCGCCGCCCCAACAACAGCACGCGCAGCTGATGACCATGCCCTCGCCTCCAGCCATTGGAGTTGGAGCGGCAACTAACCAAATGTCGCCGCCGCCCATCAATATACATGCCATTCAGGAAGCCAAGGAGAAGCTGAAGcaggagaagaaggagaagcACGCCACCAAGAAGCTCATGAAGGAGCTGGCCGTCTGCAAGACGCTTTTGGGGGAAATGGAG CTTCATGAGGACTCGTGGCCATTTCTATTGCCAGTTAACACCAAGCAGTTTCCTACATATcgaaaaataatcaaaactCCCATGGACTTGTCCACAATCAAAAAGAAACTGCAAGATTTGAG CTACAAAACCCGTGAGGACTTCTGCGTGGACGTGCGTCAGATCTTCGACAATTGTGAAATGTTTAACGAGGACGATTCGCCCGTTGGCAAGGCAGGTCACGGCATGCGCAAGTTCTTCGAGTCACGCTGGGGTGAACTGACTGACAAGCACTCCTGA